The Scleropages formosus chromosome 11, fSclFor1.1, whole genome shotgun sequence genome window below encodes:
- the LOC108933034 gene encoding butyrophilin subfamily 1 member A1-like: MTGSVMKTSWSHCLYWVVLLILHTTVSTLERFEVLGPADPVVAVAGEDVVLPCYLKPSISAVDLHIEWFRIQTEDPLVHLYQDHEDRNENQIPSYRGRTSLFPEELRNGNTSLKVKNVRGSDNGQYKCLVQSAEWYDDSSINVHVKAIGTQPVISIEGYKKGGISLVCESKGWYPQPQVVWMDSEGHNLPAGHTERHTDSMDLFTVRRRVIVQETETNRFTCRVRQQKINEMKETITDVPGEMFHRAHPWKVAFAVFFSLGVPAIIILAVLIPRYMKQQREKGLLTERLSVENMCRRAELLKAQRYAVDVTLDPDTANPWLILSKDKKQVREGDTGQDLPNNPERFKQRISVLGKEGFSSGRRYWEVQVGDKTQWTLGVVRESINRMGYFPLNPSGGLWALSLWNGNEYEALTDPPVSLHLSVKPRKVGVFVDYEEGEVSFYSVEDKSHIYTFTGYKFTEKLYPYFWPGFCYQSENSAPLIISPVSDTD, translated from the exons ATGACAGGATCAG TTATGAAAACCAGTTGGTCTCACTGTCTGTACTGGGTTGTCCTGCTTATCCTCCACACCACTGTCTCCACTCTGG AGAGGtttgaggttcttggtccagctgatcctgtagttgctgtagctggtgaagatgttgttctACCCTGTTACCTCAAACCCAGCATCAGTGCTGTGGATCTGCATATCGAGTGGTTCAGAATTCAGACCGAAGACCCACTTGTACATCTTTACCAAgatcatgaggacagaaatgagaatcaGATCCCATCTTACAGGGGAAGGACATCACTGTTCCCTGAGGAACTGAGGAACGGAAACACTTcactaaaagtgaaaaatgtgagaGGATCTGACAATGGACAGTATAAATGTTTGGTCCAGTCTGCAGAATGGTATGATGATTCTTCCATCAATGTACATGTTAAAG CTATAGGAACCCAACCAGTGATCTCAATTGAGGGATATAAAAAAGGAGGgatcagtctggtgtgtgaatctaaaggctggtaccctcagcctcaagtggtctggatggacagtgaaggacacaatctccctgctggacacacagagagacacacagacagtatgGACCTCTTCACCGTGAGACGACGTGTTATTGTACAGGAGACAGAGACCAACAGGTTCACCTGTCGAGTTCGACAGCaaaagataaatgaaatgaaagagacaatAACTGACGTTCCTG GTGAGATGTTCCACCGTGCTCATCCCTGGAAGGTGGCCTTTGCTGTGTTCTTCTCCCTGGGAGTTCCTGCTATCATCATATTGGCTGTTTTAATTCCTCGCTATATGaaacagcaaagagaaaaag GGCTCCTCACTGAACGACTGT ctgtagaaaACATGTGCAGGAGAGCTG aacttctgaaggcacaaagatacgcag ttgatgtgactctggaccctgaTACAGCAAACCCCTGGCTCATCTTGTCTAAGGACAAGAAACaagtgagagagggagacacGGGGCAGGATCTTCCTAACAACCCAGAGAGGTTTAAACAACGGATAAGTGTCCTGGGAAAAGAGGGGTTTTCTTCAGGGAGACGttactgggaggtgcaggttgGGGACAAGACTCAATGGACTTTAGGAGTGGTCAGAGAGTCCATCAACAGGATGGGGTATTTTCCACTGAATCCTAGTGGTGGTCTCTGGGCTCTCAGTCTGTGGAATGGTAATGAATACGAGGCTCTCACTGACCCCCCTGTGTCCCTCCACCTGAGCGTGAAGCCACGGAAGGTGGGGGTGTTtgtggactatgaggagggtgaggtctccttttacagtgtggaggacaagtctcatatctacactttcactggatataaattcacAGAGAAACTCTATCCGTACTTCTGGCCAGGCTTCTGCTACCAGAGTGAGAACTCAGCCCCACTTATCATATCTCCTGTCAGTGATACAGACTGA
- the LOC114911909 gene encoding butyrophilin subfamily 3 member A2-like — protein sequence MSPLFFPEKFEVLGPADPVVAVAGEDVVLPCYLKPNISAVDLHVEWFRVQTNNPLVHFYRDHEDRNEKQIPSYRGRTSLFPEELMKGNTSLKIKNVRGSDNGEYKCFIQAGDWYDDSSINVHIKAVGTQPVISIEGYKEGGISLVCESKGWYPQPQVVWMDSEGHSLPAGSTETQRDIMDPFTVR from the exons atgtcTCCATTGTTCTTTCCAGAGAAAtttgaggttcttggtccagctgatcctgtagttgctgtagctggtgaagatgttgttctgccctgttacctcaaacccaacatcagtgctgtggacctaCATGTCGAGTGGTTCAGAGTTCAGACGAATAACCCacttgtacatttttaccgggatcatgaggacagaaatgagaagcAGATCCCATCTTACAGGGGAAGGACATCACTGTTCCCTGAGGAACTGATGAAAGGAAACACTTCACTGAAGATTAAAAATGTGCGAGGATCTGACAATGGAgagtataaatgttttattcaggCTGGGGACTGGTATGATGATTCTTCCATTAATGTTCACATTAAAG CTGTAGGAACCCAACCAGTGATCTCCATTGAGGGATATAAAGAAGGAGGgatcagtctggtgtgtgaatctaaaggctggtaccctcagcctcaagtggtctggatggacagtgaaggacacagtctccctgctggatcaactgaaacacaaagaGATATTATGGACCCCTTCACTGTGAGATGA